DNA from Toxoplasma gondii ME49 chromosome X, whole genome shotgun sequence:
CTTCGGCTGCAGCTCCATGCGACGAATTTCCTCATTTGTGATATCTATCGTGGTAGAGCTCCAAGTCCTCGGTGGCACGTAATTTCCAAATTGATCATCAGGCGCCTGGatctgtctcttgtctttttttcgagcCTCATCAGCACGATCCCTGACATACATCGTTACCGCGGCCTCCCGACACTCCTGCAGCCTCTGAAAGCAAAAGGCGTTTCCACCCAACCGGATCGTGTTGGGTAGAACACTTCGTCACGTTTCGTAATAACAGTCAGTGACCTCTCTTTTGACTTCCATACACAGATTTTCATATGAGGTTATCTTCACTTCCACGGTAGCGTTCGAACTTGTTCGAAGCCATCGAACAGATGGGACTACTCCCACCACAAAAGAACACTATTGCCGCCACCGTCGTCCGAAGACCGACGACTCCTTTAGCGGGACCCTCGAGTGATACCTGTGTTGCTTTGAAGTACGAAGGTGATGGCAACTAAGAACCATAATAACAAGATCAATTTAGGTTTCGGACACACCGGTGAAGTACCAAAAGTGTCCGGAATTGAGCACTGTTACATCTGCCTACAGACCTTCGCCATGACGTCGTATGCAACCTCGGTGAAAACCCATGCGAAGGAGTGGCCGTAGAGTTTGTGGGGGTCATGCACCACCAGCAGCTCGTCGAGGGGGCAGACCTGCACGTAAGAGTCGACAGCCGATGAAGCACCAGCAAAAGGTCTTGCGAGTCTGCTTGCGCCATCCCTCGCGTTCGTCCTACCAAAACGGTTGTATCGAGCTGACTCAGTGGGTCACTGGAAACGCTGGCGGTAGGCTCCAGAGGCAATGGGTAGGGTAACGCACAACGAATGCATTCTACTAGTTATATTGTATCATTAAACACTTCCACTGCGTACTGCCTCCTGGAGCAATCCTACCAACAGTATGTGGATGTGTCTTCTATAGTAAATTTGTTCGGAGATTGTCTAAAATTATTCCTTGTGAATACAGGTTCGTCACCTTATTCAACTTTCTGTTTGGTTGTGCTTTGAGGTACGGATTTGTCGCAAACTATCCACGACTGCATACCGGCAGGACAAAGTTGCCTTCGATTAGTCCAACTCCTTTCAGAAGACAAACTACATAACGGCATCCTTACTACTGCTGGAAGGGTGAGGAGCCTGACACGCTTGTTTCCGCTCTCTTGCGACTAACTCAGGTAccgtttcgtctcccctAAGTGGACTGAAGCATTTGTGCCAGCGCGAACGTCCTGACAACCTTTTCCAAATTGTGAATTTACCCCCAAGTGTCTGCATGTGATCTCAGTTCTGACTGAACCACTttttctcagtttctctcagCCATCGAAAATTGGCCACGCCTGCATACCCGCAGGACAGACTTGTGCTCAGCCCAGTCCGAGTCTTTTCCGAGGTTCCGAATCTCCTGAAGCACATCCGCCTTCGCGAACACCTTGTACGGTACCGGAACTTCATTCCCGTTGGCGCCTTCAAGCACAAGTCCCATGCTCTTAATATTGGACGCTTTCACAGCAAGCCCGCCGACGCCGTCTTGACCGGGCATGAGGATCGGCTGCATCCTGCGAAGCAACCGAAACGATTGACCCGCTTGCCTTTTCCTAACGATCGGCGTACGGAAACCCCGCATGGAAAGAGCGACAGTGCGAAGGCGAAACCCGTTTGGTGACGGAATCCATGTCACGTTTACGCCTTACCCAGAGGAACCCCGAGTTGGAGtggaagacagcgaggcaTTTGGCTGGAATCTTTTGCAGAAGATGGCCCTACTGCGGATGACATATTCACCAGACTGAAATGCATAGTGCTCCTTTCCACAGTTATGTGACAGAGATAGACGCGATCAAAATATTGGCTGCCGTCGCCAAAACTTCTTTTCATTCCATGGTTCAAATACGAAATGGGAGGCACCCTGAAGTTCGTATCCCCTGCCTAGGTGTATTTCTCGTAGCCGCCGAGTCGGCCGCGAAAGGCTTTCTGGGAAGTGATGCAGTCGGTGTGAGGGCCGTGAAAATAGAAAGGACATGATTCCATGCTTTTCCGCACCGGGTGTGCTCCTCTGTTACGTCGTCATGAAGGGAATTTCTTGAAGCTGCAAGGCAATTCCGCATAGTTAAGTTCCTCCATACCTCCGCAGAATCTGCGTCTCGGGAATTTTTTCGATGTCAACAGCTTCCCCAGGCTCTACCAAATCATCTCCACTTCCGCCTTCATATTTGTGAATGGCTCTGTCTTCGAGAGCGTGCTCGCTCTCGTCCTGGAAGTCTGCACCTTTCAACAGACTAGAGGAATCCTTCCCGTTTAGGGTTGCCAAGCATTTTTCGTGCTTCTCCTGTGAACCATCTTCCGACTTGCCCTGCACATCCTGGACCTCTGCGTCAGACGGGGCTAAACCGCCTGACATTGACTTCGATCCTGCCCTCTCTCCCACGGTAGTCCCCTCTGACGCTGTACTAGCTATGTTTGGGTCTTCAAGCGACGTTACGATGTCACGAATAAAGGAACGCGATTGCTGCCGCTGTGCGGGCATTTCCGCTTGGCTGGCCGCCAAGAAAGGGTTTTCCATCGCCATTTCGACTCCCATATCGTCCGATGTTGACAAAGGGACGACGTCCCCCACAATCCTCCCGTCTCCTGGGTTCCGATGACCCCAATCCATCGTCCAGAACCGTTCAGCGTCGGCTTCCTGCTTTCCGGACGTTGCCGCTGTTGTGCACTAAGCATACAGCGCATTTAGGACAGTGTCCAAACATCAAGAAACGTGGGTGGGATTCATCAAGGGgaagagcagctgcagcctcgtgtctctgtcgcgtttACACGTGGCGAGTCATTTTGCTGTTGCCGCTTGACAGGACAAACGCGTTTGCACCTAAGTGGGGGAACAGATCATGCAGTCAAAAGACACAGCCCGACACATCGACGAGGAGGTCTCAGTGGAAAATAAGTATAACCCCGACGAACCGTCGCTCTGGGTGACAACGGGAAAAAACGGAATTACTGCCGTAGTAAATCTATACGCTTACCCAATCGGAGCCGTGTGTCGCTTCGCAAAGTTGCGCTTGTAAAGTGCTACACTAGCGTGAGCTGCCGCGATGATCCAGTCGTGCTAACTCCCCGATTTTCAGCTTCGTTGACTTCATCTTCTGCTGAAAAccggttttctctctcagtgAAAGTGATATTCGCCGAGTGACAGCTGATTTAGAACCGTGGATTCAACCACAACACCACCGTCGGAATGTGCTGAGCACCTAGACGGCTGCTACCCCCCGGGTTTGTTCGacgctctttttctgcgcaAAACACGCCGACGCGAAACATTTTCGGACGGCACTTCGAGGATTATAATTCGTGTGCCGTCTCTCAAAGGTAGTGTACCTGTTGAGACTCTACCCCAGAGTCACACACTCATGGGGACCCCCTCACGCATTAGGGGAGCCTTGTCTGCCTCTCGTCTATCAGCTGGCAAGATTGGAGAATACGTGAATACCACGCGCCTTGAACCGGCTTTACTAGAACATTGGAACACGTGAAAGACGAGATAAATTATTCGATGCTGTTAACTGCACGGTCAGCAACAGTCTCAAGAGTTGAAAGATACTATTCTCACACAAGTAAAGACCAGAGCAGTACTGTAGCTCGACGAGAATGCCACACGTAGCAAATGTGCTTAGCAGTGTATATAGCCTGTGGACGAAGGTTGCTGGATGGATGCCAGGCATTTGCTGATTCCTAACGCTTTTCAAAATATATTAGATTAACGATGCAGACAAGTGCAGCGTGTTTGTTTATGGAAAGCTTTTACCTACTGTGGTACGGCAAACTCAACGCTCTCAAGCAAGCAGCTGAGCTTCTGTGGGATGAGAAGCGCCATGCGGCATAGCAAAAGTCTGTCCATACACAGGCGAACGCGACCCACTTTGTCACTGAACTAGTATTATACGTAACGGAGAACATCACTGAGGAGACGTCGGCGGAGACTTGCGCACGCCCTCTCGCGTGGGTTCCACTGTCAAGGCGTTGCAACGGTACCGACAGTGTCGGAGGTCCATGCGCTGCCACACCACCAGTCGTTGGTGCTCGATTTGGTTTCACTAGTTAAGCAACCACGCATCACTGACGTCGAACGTTCTTCTGCACTCGCTGCGGCGGTCTACAGGCCGTGTCAAGCGAAACGGTCTTTTGGTCACAGTACCAGAACGCAAACAAATTGTGTGGAGGAGTCACACGTCAGTCAGATCAGCCACGCAGAATAAGGCATCCCGGTAGTGAAGGTTCCCTCGACAAATTCACTCAAGGTACTGCAACAGAAGGTggactgtttttttttccgGAGGATACACCATGCCATGTCGTGAACGGGCGTCGAGTCATTTGACTGACGTATGTTGCCGTCACCCACCTTAGTGTCATCAGGGTATCTGGCAGATGCACAAGTTATCCGTTAACCTGGGCGTCGATTGTCCGATTCAGCCGAATGTGTTGATTTATATAGTCACATTGGAGGAAGTTGGCTCGTTGCCTTGCATCGTTATCACAGATAGTCTTGCTCCATTGTCTGAATCGCTGCAAAGTaggggaaaacgaagaactgCCGAGAAGACATGTCCTACGAACTGACATGTAAATTTCGAATTCCGAGACGCATCGGTGCAAGGAAAATGTTTGCTTGGCCCGCATGCGATCGGTCGCATCAGAAAACAGAGCTCGAGCAGAAGAATCAGCTACAACAGcatctttcctttttcattcccttccttttttttctgtatTTAAATTCACATGACTCGATGATTGTAGCACTCAGGTTACAGTTATATTTTACTTTCGCCTTAATATCTGGCTCATTTTTACCTCTGCTTCCTACAGCTCTACCGGCTTTTTTGGATTTCTACTACCACTGGAATAAATTGGTTCTCCTGCTACTAAAGAGAGTATAGacctcctttctccaatATCACATTTGGTACCTTGGCTACCTCGAGAAAACTGCGTGCCTGATGTAGCATGGACATGATGCTGTGTATCACATTTTATGATGTCTGTTGAAGGTTGTATTATGGCGGCTCTGCATACCATCTACTCGCAGTAAAATAGTTCTAGCAGCCTTGCCGGTCTACAGACATCGGACTCAAGGTTTTCTTCTACCCCCAAATGCTAGTGACGGACGCAAAACGTTTATCACCTTTTAATGGATGGATCCTCTCACAACCTTCTTTTAGTGGTTGATACTCGCACACTCACATAACTGAATGGCGATCAGGCAACAGGAGATACCACTTCACAACGTACGTAAATCGTGTTTTGTCTCATAGTATGCGGCCAAAAAGCTAACTTCATGCAAAGCCGCTAGTTTGTTCATATTCACGTCATCGTCGCAACGCATTGCCGCTAGTATTGGAATTCCTTGACTCGCACTGGTAGAAAAAAGCTACTGTATTACGGTGCAGAATTGACCTTAGGGGCCCGAATATTACTGTTCCGGTGTCCATAATAATTGACACATAATACCGATATATTGTATCTGCACAAATAATTCTCGATCCAGCAGTCTGAAACTCAAGTCGAATAAAAATTCACTGTTGTGCTTGGAAAAGTCGACATGACTGTAGCTAGGCGAAAAAGACAACCATGTTCCTTAAAATAGACATAGATGATTGCCTCGCTGAAGGAAAACTGGTAAAAGTGTTCGGCTACCTTATTCCGTTCTAGCCTCTCTGAAATCCTCATGCCCCCTCTTGTGGTGTTAACACTAAACAAAGTGACCTATAATGATGACCTTCCTTGTCCCATTAAAAAATAATACGCTAATGCTAAAGATACTCTAAATCCAACAGACTTTCTTGTTTTAAGCGCCTACGGACaggggaggcagagaagatTATTGAAGACCTTGCTTACCTGTATCTCATGTCTACCGTTTTATTCAAGATCAAAGGCGCCACAACGCTTCTCATTCGATTTCCCTCTTGCCAGTGTAAAGAGGCAGCATCAGCATGATTGAAGGCAGGATCTCTATGTCACGGTACAAGATACGAACAAGAAACTACTTGGCTTTAACTAAATGCCAGAGGATATGAACCATTGCAAGACTAATCTGTCGAAGTCTCCGTCAAATTTGATACCAGATTATACATGTGTTAGCCAGTAAATGTGTGCCTGATCTCCGAATTACAAACCCAGCGTCAGACCATATATCAGTCGTGTAGAAAGAATGATTGAGCGTCAATTCTTGGATGGAACGGCGTGTGCAACTGCAGCAAACTCCTAGTATAACATGTCGTTGTGGCTTTACGACTCCTCAGAAGCTCCAGGCGACAAGCTTCATATTCTATTCATATCTGTGATGGTAAACACAGTAACGAACTGGCGAAACCCGCATCAGTATGTTACGCAGTGTCACAGAAGACCAGACCCGATAATCGGGAGTAACCTACAGCTACGGCAAATGCGTCGATAGAAGATTTAGCCGGTGCCTCTCCGCTCAGCGGCACGGCGGGGATTCCACTCAGAAAACAACACAAGCGAGAATCCCTGTTGAACATCACGTAATATTTTTTTTGGGCTAATACGGATATACACTTCGCAGTATCGGCACCGTGACTTGGATTCTTACCTTCGAGGGGGGCCTCTCCTTCGAGGGTCCAAATACTGTTTCACTAGCAACGCATATACGCGTTGAACGTTAGTGTAGAAAAACAACCAAACACCAACCGTACGCCATGCGTTTTTACTGCAGACGTGTTGAGAATATTCGAGGATTTGCCATGGCGCAACCGCGAATGCTACGAGATCAAAAGGTGAAAAACCAGAGATGGTAGGAAGCGAGCACTACTTCAACTGGAATCCTGAACGAGGCAAAatggatgcatgcatctgaGTAGATTTATAACATCACAAAAAATGCCTTTACTAAACAATGCAGAAGCACAAGGAGTGGCGACAACAACTCTGGGGGAAGGTGATAATGTTTTGTATAATGATGTGTGAGATAACGGCCATGCATTCTCGTGATGTACTACGAAGAACCACCTGCGTAACCCCTCTTGACCCAGTACCGTTTCTGACGGTGTGCTGTTATTTGTCATCAACTCGAATCCCCCAATGGTCGGTGCGGGTAGCTGTGATTACCTCTTGTCCTCGCAGCGAAAGCTCCTCTTACCGGTTTGTCACCTCCTACGTGATCGCAGGGAACCATAGTGTTACCAGTGCGGGGAATCCTACTTGATGGGGGCACGCCCGGTTCTGTGTGTTATCAACTGTCTCCATGGTTTTCTCAGTAGCCGTCTAATGTCCGCTGCACCGCTGCATGTAAATGCGGATCAACATACACATACAAGTTGGGGATAACCATTCAGCGGAAGCACCGGGACCAAACTCTGTCGAGATTCGTCAATAGAGGGCTACACCTTTTTAACGACAAACAACCGGTGTGATAGTTATCCTGGTTTCGTGGCGTCAGAAGAGTGTATTTCACTGAGGCCGGCTCTCCTGACGCAAGCCACCTGCGAATACTGATAGAAGTTGGCGTCATCATGCAGTCCCTCGAATTGAACGGTCACCATGCTTCACAGATTTACATCAGACAACAGGCAACTGACGAATATTGTCTACATTATACAATAGCACATGCCTGTTCGCTGCCGTATAGCTGAGCACATGATACGTCGGCCTGCGATCCACGATTGATCGAACACCCTTATTTGAGCTATATTCCTTGAGGGAGACGTAAATGGCTCGACTTACCCTCACACGAATGGGGCCCTCATTGAGAAATTGTCCTCTGCATTAATTGCTTCGACAAGGACGACAGATGAACCACTTGAACCAGGCTAGCACCGCTTGCAGCAGCGATAACTGATGATGCAGCAATAGTGAGACCTGTCGTCTGAGGAATGGAATCAAATCGCTACAAGATCTGCTCTGCCCCTGTCGACGGTTCTGCATTCCGAACTTCGATGGCCCGGGTACTGACGTCGTCTGTCACACAGGACCGACAACAGCATAGGCCGACTTGGCACGTGTGTCAAACCGGACACAGGTAGGTTACTTGGCTTGACAATGCGATATTAAGAACGAAGAGCGGCCCGTGTGTTGCTAGAAGGAACACAGACCTGATGCAGTAACTTAAGGCGTTTTACTTAACAGGTAAGCTGAGTTGCGTCAACAACTGAACGAGGCTTCCACTCGGTAACGGACTCTGGTCGGTTTACCATATCGAGTCATCCTTTGCGTACACACAGACTTCAGTCCTGGCAGGGTAAAAATTTTGTGCGGTGGTCCGAACTCACAGGGTCACAACTTACGAACTGGTCATGGAACGATTCCCTTGCGTTTGTCACttcggagaagaacgccaAATGACAAAACGCATCCGTCCAGCATTCCTCACTGTCATAAGAACTTTCGAATGTGGTCTGGTTCTCGCCCGACCTTTACTCATTTCAAATCTTATCCAACGAGCATGTTCGTGTTCCGGAGTAAAACATGAATGCCTTAGAGTTCCGACGCCTCATGGAGTCGCTGTATAACGGGTGGCACCGCCACGCGAAAGGTGGCAGAACGTAGATGTATGTCTATTAGTTAGTTTTCCTAGTATCCAGGCACGGCCGGATATCGCTCTCCATCACTATGTCGAAGGCAAACAGGCAACAGCGATCAACAGCTGTCGAGAAGTACTTTGGAGACGGTTCTCATTCACAGTAATTTGTGTGATGATCGAACGGCCCAGCGTTTCCTCGTGAATGTGTAAAAGAAGGCTGGAAGCATGTTAATCGCAGCTCTGCTTCATTGCTGTCCGAAGTCGACGATGAGTTCCAGAGAAGCCGGTGATTGTGTCCAAAGCCTTTAGCGGAGAAACAACAAAGCTTAGCCACGAGAGTGGCTTCCTTACCGGGACAAATAGCGTGAACGAATTTGCAGGCCCACCTCTTGCCAGGTTTCAATATTTGTCTTGAGGTAAATATCATACCACCGTTTATCATCACTGCGTAACGTACTGAGCGAACATGTGTAAGAAAACAAGATTCAGCTTCCAATGGAAAAGAGCAatgccgctgtctccgaaaCAGATACCGAAAATATCCGTTACGACTTGGTTGCTCATTGTCCACCACCCGCACTCGCGCTCGTTACAAGTCCGCGCCCCCGTCGTGGAGTGTTTAGGCTTGCAACAGGTGTTCCTGGCCAGACAGAGCCGCATTCCCCTTTA
Protein-coding regions in this window:
- a CDS encoding hypothetical protein (encoded by transcript TGME49_223258), which gives rise to MDWGHRNPGDGRIVGDVVPLSTSDDMGVEMAMENPFLAASQAEMPAQRQQSRSFIRDIVTSLEDPNIASTASEGTTVGERAGSKSMSGGLAPSDAEVQDVQGKSEDGSQEKHEKCLATLNGKDSSSLLKASRNSLHDDVTEEHTRMQPILMPGQDGVGGLAVKASNIKSMGLVLEGANGNEVPVPYKVFAKADVLQEIRNLGKDSDWAEHKSVLRVCPLDELLVVHDPHKLYGHSFAWVFTEVAYDVMAKRLQECREAAVTMYVRDRADEARKKDKRQIQAPDDQFGNYVPPRTWSSTTIDITNEEIRRMELQPKRSLLTRIISKKYRLFKEPCHFQATSDKIHSSRPQKVCPVMFVHC